AAGAGCGAACACCTATTATGATTTTTGCTACGATTGGCGTTACAGCATCTACTTTCATTATCGGAACAGCAATGTATTTTATACTAGGTTGGTTAGGATTGGGTACAGACTACATTTACTGTTTACTTTTTGGTTCGCTTATCTCTCCAACAGACCCTATTGCTGTTTTATCTATCTTGAAGAGTGCTAAAGTTCCTAAAAATTTAGAAGTTAAGATTGCAGGAGAGTCTCTTTTCAATGATGGTGTAGCAGTAGTTGTTTTCTTAACACTTTTTCAAATGGCAAGTCAAGGCATAGAAAATACGGGAGTATGGGATATTGTAAAATTATTTGCTGTTGAAGCTATTGGAGGGGTTATTTTTGGTTTGGCTTTGGGTTGGGTGTGTTATAAATTGATGTATTCTATTGATAATTATGTAGTGGAGGTTCTAATTTCACTCGCTATTGTGATGGGAGGATATGCGCTTGCTTCTTACCTACATACTTCAGGCCCTTTGGCTGTTGTGGTGGCAGGGCTTGTGATGAGTGCTAGAGGACGAGAGTTTGCGATGTCTGACCTAACTAGAGATTATTTGGATAAATTTTGGGAACTCATAGATGAAGTCTTGAATGCTGTTTTGTTTGTCTTGATAGGTTTGGAGGTATTGATTTTGTCTTTTGATGGAAAATATATGGTGGTTGGTGCGATTG
This DNA window, taken from Bernardetia sp., encodes the following:
- a CDS encoding cation:proton antiporter, with translation MDLFHAFTVLIVLSAAFAYINHRYLKLPTTIGLMLIALVMSMVIVGIGQFNESFFQQAQSLIKSVDFSKVLMEVMLSFLLFAGALHVDTPTLAKERTPIMIFATIGVTASTFIIGTAMYFILGWLGLGTDYIYCLLFGSLISPTDPIAVLSILKSAKVPKNLEVKIAGESLFNDGVAVVVFLTLFQMASQGIENTGVWDIVKLFAVEAIGGVIFGLALGWVCYKLMYSIDNYVVEVLISLAIVMGGYALASYLHTSGPLAVVVAGLVMSARGREFAMSDLTRDYLDKFWELIDEVLNAVLFVLIGLEVLILSFDGKYMVVGAIAIVVSLLSRLISVGLPISFMKLKRDFIPNTILVLTWGGLRGGISVALALSLEPNMSRDLFVTVTYVVVVFSILVQGLTVEKLVKKEVRKD